CCCGTAAACATCGCCCGGCCGGCTCGAGAACTGAGCATGATGTTCAAACTTTCGGGCGTCGTAATCAAGATTTCCGGGGCCCGCCGAGCCATTTGCCGCCGTTCTTCGGCCGGGGTGTCGCCGCTGCGGGTCAGTACGCCGATGGAGGGAAATTCCTGGCCGTCCCGCAAAAAATAGGCTCCGATCTCTTCCAGGGGTCCGGCCAGGTTGCGCCTGATATCGTTATTGAGGGCCTTTAAGGGCGAGACATAGAGGACCCGGGTCCGGCCCAGACCCCAGGCGCCGCTGACTAATTGATGGACGGCCCAGAGGAAGGCCGTAAGGGTCTTGCCGCTCCCCGTGGGTGCCGTCACCAGCACGTGTCTTCCCTGGGCGATTTCCGGCCAGGCCAGAGTTTGTATAGGGGTTGGAGCCCCCAGCCTTTCCCTGAACCATTTCCGGATTAAGGGATGAAAGGCGGCCAGGGTGTCATTAGGTTCGTTCATGCTCGTTGTTTCCGATAAAAATAAAATCTCTATTTTCCCCTTGACCCTGTTTCCCCCCTATCTTATAGTCTTTCCAATCAAAAGCAAGCCCTTATCATGTCAAATCAGGCGTTGATTAACCTTTTTAAATCAGTAAAAGGAGAAATAAAATGGAAAAGATCGAACTTGCGCCGGAAAGGGTTTATTACCCCATGCCCTGTTCGCTGGTGGGAGCGAATGTATCAGGCAAACCGAATTACTTAGTGGTGGCCTGGTTTACCATGGCCAATCCCAAGCCGCCCTATGTTCTGGTGGCTCTGTGGTGAAAATGTTTTTCAAAAGGCTAGTGTTTTACAAGTAATTTTAGTCCTTGACCTCTTTTTGGTCTTGTTTTATACTCTCTCTGTCAAAATGTTTTTTTTTTCGGAGACTATCATGACTAAATCCTCCCTGATCACTGACGAAGCCCTGGCCCTCATCGGGAAGGAAACCGAGCCGGTGACGCAAGAAGTGACCGCCAAAGACATTCGAAGGTTTTGTTATGCCGTAGGGGATTTGAACCCTCTTTACCTTGACGAAGAATACGCCCGGCAAACCAGCTTCGGCCGGACCATAGCGCCTCCCATGTTTTTTGACATCCCGACCATGCCCGAATATCCCCTGGACCAACTGAGCCCGGACGGCCTTCCCCAAACCAATCTGATGCCGCCCCTCAGGGCAACCCGTAACATGGCCGGTGGCAATGAGGTCGAATTTTTCCAACCCATCCGGATCGGAGACCGGATCACCAGGGTCAGCAAGATCGCCGAAATCTACGAAAAGGAAGGCCGTTCCGGTCCCCTGGTTTTCACGGTCTACGAAAGCCGGTATTCGAACCAGGACGGCCAACTGGTTGCACGGGAACGGTTGACCGGAATTTCCTGGTAAGGAAGGCAAGATGGATCATCGACAGCGATATTTCGAAGAAGTGCAGGTCGGAGAGGAGATGCCGGAGGTCGTCAGGGTCCCGACGCGGGCCCAACTGTTTATGTATAGCGCCGTCAGTTGGAACGTCCACCGCATCCATTACGATCAGGATTACGCCCAAAGCGAGGGGCACCCGAGTGTGCTGGTCCACGGGCCCCTTCAGGGTGCCTTTTTGGGCCAATATCTGACCGATTGGGGGGCACCGGAAGGAAGACTCCGGAAGATCTCCTGGAGTAACCGGGGGAGAGCCTTTTCCGATGAACCTTATAGTATCAAAGGGGAAATCAAAGCCAAGCGGACCATTGAGGGGGAAGGGATCATCGACTGCGAGATCTGGAGTGAAAATAAAGCCGGCGAGCGGTTGATTGTCGGCCGCGCCACCATGGCCCTGCCTTCGCGCCGTTGAAAAGGTGGGATTAATTAGTTAGGGCTGGTCTGGATTCCCGCCTGCGCGGGAATGACGAGTTTTTACATAGTCATCAAATTTAATCAAACTTAACTGTTCAACGTTCGGTGAAAATTATGTTTCATACTTCTTGGTGCTTGCCTGAGCAGGCCTGAGGGTTTAATAGAAAAGGAGGATCACCAATGGCCGAAACGGAAAAAGCCAAAACAGATCTAAAAGAAATACAGCGGAAGCTGACTGCCGGCGCCTCATACCGGCGGATGATTGCCGCCAAGGAAGAGGGGAAGCCGATCTGTGTAGCCAGCGCCGGGGTTCCCAACGAGGTGATGTACGCCATGGACGTTTACCCCATATTCCCGGAGAGTCTGGCCGCCATCTCGGCCGGCACCGGGAAGGCCGGACCTTTCTTCGATGAGGCCAGGGATCGGGGCTACACCAACACGGTCTGTTCCTACACGAGGTGTGGTCTGGGGATCGCCTGGACCAATCAGTGCGCCTTCGGACCTGTCCCGGACCCCGACCTTTTTATAACCGATGTCAGCGTCTGCTGTCTTCACGTGACCTGGTGGGCCTACCTGGAAGACCATTTCAAGAAACCCACTTTTTTCATGGATATGCCGGCCACGGACAACCCCGATGATCCGGCCTACATCGACTACTATGAAAACCAGATCCATGAGATGGTCAAGTTCGTGGAGGCCAACAGTCCCGGCCGTTTTGACCAAAAGCGGTTGGAGGATGCGGTCCGCTATTCGGACCTGGCCGGCCACTACTGGAAAAAAATCATGGGGCTGAGGCGCAACAAACCATCGCCTATCAGCTTCCGCAGCCTGGCCGGCCAGATCATTCCCCTGGTCACCGCCCTGGGCGAAAAGGATGCCGCCGATTTCTATGAAGCCCTTTATGAGAAGTATCGGAACGATATCGAGCAAGGGAAGAGTCCCTGCAAAGAAGGTGAGAAATACCGTCTTATCTGGAACGGCATCCCGATCTGGCATCACCTCCAGGTCATCAATTATTTTGAGGACAAAGGGGCGAATTTTGTCTGGGAGCCCTATACCAATCTGAGCTGGGGCAATAAAACCAAGACCGGCCGGCTCGATCTTTCGCGCCCCTTCCATACCCTGGCCGAGAAGTACACCAACGTCATGAGCAATCGCCGCATCGAGGATCGATTCCGTTATTATGATCAGGCCATCCAGGATTATGGCGTGGACGGTCTGGTCATGTTTTCCAACAGGAGCTGCCGCCCCATGTCCATCGGACAGGGAGAACTGGTCGACCTGGTCCGGGAGAAATATGATATTCCCATATTAATTTTTGAGGGTGATCAAGCCGACCCGGAGGGTTTTAGCTGGGACGACGCCAGAACCAGGATCGATGGATTCATCGAAATCCTCGAGGGACGGAAAAAAAGAACGTGAAAGCGTGGTTCGAAGAACCGTTCGGAGTTTAGAGTTAGGAGTAGGCCATTTTCATATTCCGTGGAGATCCATGGGGCATGAGGGCTTGGTTTGAAAATAGCGTTTCAAGATTAAAGTTGCGAGGAAATAATATGATCGAAGCATTCAAAGAGAAATTTGAAAAAAGACACCAGATCGCCAGGGAGATCAAAAAAGACGGAAGGAAGATCATCGGTTGCTTCTATGGCTCGGTTCCCAAGGAACTGGTCCATGCCGCCGGAATAGTTCCAGTTCAATTAGTGGAGGACCAAAACTCCCAATATGAGGCCAAGTCCGGACTCCTGCCTTATCTCTGCGGCATGAGCAAGAACCTGACCGGTCAGATCCACGACAAGGTCTTTGATTACCTAGACGCCGTGATGGTTTCGACCGTCTGCGACACCAATCGACATGTTCCCGACATCTGGGAACGCAACAAGGTCTTCCCCAAGACCTGGATCGTACGGGCTCCGATCATGGCCAATGAGGTGGCCGTGGCCTACTACACCCGGGAAGTCCACCGGCTGGCCGATGAATTGGGGAAATTCTCGGGCCGGAAAGTAACAGAGGACGGGCTGCGGCAATCGATTGCCCTTTATAACGAGAACAAGGCCCTTTTCCGGAAATTCTACCAGATCCGCATGGAGTCCGGACTCTCGGCCGAAGACGCTGTGTACGTCTTCGCTTCGGCCCTGGTGCTGCCGGTTGAGGAACACAACGCCATGCTGAAGCAACTCCTGGAAGACCTGAAACCGGCCCCGGCCCGGAATCAGAAGACCAGGCTTATGCTCTGCGCCCTCAATCTGAACATGTCCCTGGCCGTCATCCGCATGGCTGAGAAATATGAAGCCCAGGTGGTGACGGACGATTTCACCCATAACGCCCGCTACGGCTCGGAAGAAATCGAGGTCAATGGAGATGTCTTCAAGGCCCTGGCCCAGGGTTATCTCCGCAAGATCCCCCTGCCCGGCATGTATTCCTTCGAACAAAGGGCCAAATACATCCGGGATCTGATGACCGAATCCCGGTCGGAGGGGTTGATCTATCTCATTCAGCAGTACTGCGACGCCTACGTTATGGAATACGCCGTCCTGAAGGAATATTTCGACCAATGGAAGCTGCCCCATCTCAAGATCGAGGCCGAAGATACCCCTCTTTCCATTGAACAGTTAAACGTCAGGGTCCAGTCCTTTTTGGAATCCCTGGTTTGATCCGGAGGACCTTCCCTGCCCTGTCTTAAGGTTTTTTATTGCCTTGGCTATTCGTGAAGCATAGCAGGGTGACCCACATGATGGCTTCGGATAAGTTGAATTGGCAGGAACCCCTGATAGAGCAGAAGATGACC
This window of the Deltaproteobacteria bacterium genome carries:
- a CDS encoding 2-hydroxyacyl-CoA dehydratase; translation: MIEAFKEKFEKRHQIAREIKKDGRKIIGCFYGSVPKELVHAAGIVPVQLVEDQNSQYEAKSGLLPYLCGMSKNLTGQIHDKVFDYLDAVMVSTVCDTNRHVPDIWERNKVFPKTWIVRAPIMANEVAVAYYTREVHRLADELGKFSGRKVTEDGLRQSIALYNENKALFRKFYQIRMESGLSAEDAVYVFASALVLPVEEHNAMLKQLLEDLKPAPARNQKTRLMLCALNLNMSLAVIRMAEKYEAQVVTDDFTHNARYGSEEIEVNGDVFKALAQGYLRKIPLPGMYSFEQRAKYIRDLMTESRSEGLIYLIQQYCDAYVMEYAVLKEYFDQWKLPHLKIEAEDTPLSIEQLNVRVQSFLESLV
- a CDS encoding acyl dehydratase, whose product is MDHRQRYFEEVQVGEEMPEVVRVPTRAQLFMYSAVSWNVHRIHYDQDYAQSEGHPSVLVHGPLQGAFLGQYLTDWGAPEGRLRKISWSNRGRAFSDEPYSIKGEIKAKRTIEGEGIIDCEIWSENKAGERLIVGRATMALPSRR
- a CDS encoding DEAD/DEAH box helicase, which codes for MNEPNDTLAAFHPLIRKWFRERLGAPTPIQTLAWPEIAQGRHVLVTAPTGSGKTLTAFLWAVHQLVSGAWGLGRTRVLYVSPLKALNNDIRRNLAGPLEEIGAYFLRDGQEFPSIGVLTRSGDTPAEERRQMARRAPEILITTPESLNIMLSSRAGRAMFTG
- a CDS encoding MaoC family dehydratase N-terminal domain-containing protein, with translation MTKSSLITDEALALIGKETEPVTQEVTAKDIRRFCYAVGDLNPLYLDEEYARQTSFGRTIAPPMFFDIPTMPEYPLDQLSPDGLPQTNLMPPLRATRNMAGGNEVEFFQPIRIGDRITRVSKIAEIYEKEGRSGPLVFTVYESRYSNQDGQLVARERLTGISW
- a CDS encoding 2-hydroxyacyl-CoA dehydratase encodes the protein MAETEKAKTDLKEIQRKLTAGASYRRMIAAKEEGKPICVASAGVPNEVMYAMDVYPIFPESLAAISAGTGKAGPFFDEARDRGYTNTVCSYTRCGLGIAWTNQCAFGPVPDPDLFITDVSVCCLHVTWWAYLEDHFKKPTFFMDMPATDNPDDPAYIDYYENQIHEMVKFVEANSPGRFDQKRLEDAVRYSDLAGHYWKKIMGLRRNKPSPISFRSLAGQIIPLVTALGEKDAADFYEALYEKYRNDIEQGKSPCKEGEKYRLIWNGIPIWHHLQVINYFEDKGANFVWEPYTNLSWGNKTKTGRLDLSRPFHTLAEKYTNVMSNRRIEDRFRYYDQAIQDYGVDGLVMFSNRSCRPMSIGQGELVDLVREKYDIPILIFEGDQADPEGFSWDDARTRIDGFIEILEGRKKRT